One window of the Pempheris klunzingeri isolate RE-2024b chromosome 10, fPemKlu1.hap1, whole genome shotgun sequence genome contains the following:
- the akap11 gene encoding A-kinase anchor protein 11 isoform X3, with amino-acid sequence MDACARIRGVPIRSRASVRKETVRDSGPQCVKSLFRNKKELCSVCQELPPRDATRLTEVHFVCLPAHCDGEDVTQQALSSLPGGLFELLRSLHIHSLKNDEVLLLRDSRRLAEHKDAGPPCWLKVVCVLRHNPSSSVHPQAIVASLVGLLGCYMAGVRYALDLQALQRGTAEPSQPEEDDTNQSVSSIEDDFVTALEHLEEDDTGDNPSAVSYHHFKKRDVASQTVPAHRRRQELSGSRVIISSSSKKNSGKRRSVPDVSVTVQRSSGVESQWTYCSSGARLPSPLINGSESEESDCSSPSPIIFLDEVGYQKSLLAKLDIPQVPGGPIERVEDSDSEVSEFFDSFDQFDDLEELSSESGTLALPLDATSAPSAQKSSTSVSASKYVSRGCSTKGMNPHRFDHPTLPANVKKPTPLKPGSPYSLHSEVPDSPRPVQTPSEENGGPLFSPVSSSAFSPLVDSSGPLEYFWKTDEDERDSSELRKPQDLCSLYKTYSDFASSLSKEILGSVCGYQFAVDISDNKNLSCVCHKEFKNPSGYLMKLSEIQETVTVAKLQKKSQSLKDGIQRFATDLVEMSLGSALRDLQKGVSSCTTTLCHLAARLTSSVFQMAFHEIGMRHAYVLKERAINGLAGFLVGEAVSAALKEFLTVKKQIFHSTVTRFAADLAEELVFEGIMEVCQFSHPSTPLTPSDWTFDNGQVEEEEEVVVSSYASDLSESVIQEAFIELSQADVAFTSQAAISVSLDNICYVSAENTSTHTCSTFANQQVLSASSAAAVPGPSGEDSTCTVKKALFTVSGMASCIPVPKAGQALSHLQDSEETCQYTSRSSDHQTPQASPKTVSASSSDTTTSIQTHVYSHGTQTPIPGGDPSQGKSPFQNFSGNMVDMIVTEACELITASKMKKSFGDCADFFTKTIGRRDSKDTDNHEAPDSPSKQGADGESFRYDCRNSGYVQKGGRVEQATDLSIPHISFQTGSQSQRRASCELDHRTGGVAETHPVMMDTLDVPGGGGQRRISVPGDDSAPSSGQKSGGTPGTPPSTPQQPSEVSKEKQIKQFSKKLKSKLAKEFSPATPPPTPYYQPEPGPGPKDITPEADKAEFMLKLMRSLSEEADGNEEEEEEEVADEGGVGGPNRCLEAGGVRHELNQMLTRRMSNKDALHYAERLACHIVSMATEMDTLGVAEEEGELSKDGERRRDSVAQFSEQTLNTLWVYAGEVAGEVINDVKRMVSSAQQCPYHKALRRRSFDRSSSECFNHHHHSQPSLDQNRDWRVGRLAEQWSNDLIASVFQSPTSTSSTVSSSSSGLSSEYPSCESVTDEYAGYLIRVLKKEGGSRELVLDQYASRLAYRSIKLGLAHASRKIKQRSSSTRLHSSKSLPDEWRMSGSEALSPKDRVESVVSPSGEDAQCSCRDSEEQSQREYMDLVNFAESLAFNITCDVTRKLHLSSVRLPKSLTDSCLYKKSKLEDMAENLIRNSFSCPLLSKEGKSRHYHSTGSLYDGGYRSRVMQVIEHYARKIVDDTLRMSMASVGHSSRDHQRTQGHDRHTHTQRLSEGLPVGQALGERTCRYCQVQECPYCTKLSRHQHQPVLQRRKRGPECHTRPERLSSLEIPKIHIDLDRRAVFAEEMVSTAMETAKRELSNTSLNADSGIGHDGTSYAESLTAEIMTSALSNICQAANVSFPGREATESSVSQQLSVGDDSLGSWSNLSFEDEHPDDNSSFLHLSDSDNTEDKETEVKEESSGTLCVDRTQVQVPRAALVIVNSDVRELGRGPQHVTLDPQLRSMLQWVAASMADIPQIQLSPDRELQQLPAVVQRLRDRKWRVGELLHTLLRYCEDSQTLSQSQAREEALQAGREPHCVPLFQWLLEHT; translated from the exons ATGGATGCCTGTGCCCGTATTAGAGGAGTCCCCATAAGGTCAAGGGCCTCAGTACGGAAAGAG ACTGTGCGTGACAGTGGGCCGCAGTGCGTGAAGAGCCTCTTCAGGAACAAGAAGGAGCTATGCAGTGTTTGCCAAGAGCTGCCACCCAGAGACGCCACAAGACTGACAGAG gttcattttgtgtgtttgcctgctcATTGTGACGGGGAGGATGTCACCCAACAG GCTCTGTCATCTCTGCCAGGAGGGCTGTTTGAGCTTCTCAGGTCGCTCCACATTCACAGCCTGAAAAATGACGAGGTTCTGCTGCTCAGAGACTCTCGCAGGCTGGCAGAGCACAAGGACGCTGGGCCTCCG TGTTGGTtgaaggttgtgtgtgtgctgaggcaTAATCCCAGCAGTAGCGTCCATCCTCAGGCCATTGTAGCATCTTTGGTGGGCTTACTCGGGTGCTACATGGCAGGTGTCCGCTATGCTTTGGACCTCCAGGCTCTTCAAAGGGGCACAGCTGAGCCCAGCCAGCCAGAGGAAGATGACACCAACCAGTCGGTCTCATCAATTGAAGATGACTTTGTCACCGCCCTGGAGCATCTGGAGGAGGATGACACAGGAGACAATCCCT CTGCAGTCTCCTATCACCATTTTAAAAAGCGTGATGTGGCATCACAGACGGTCCCAGCCCACAGAAGAAGACAAGAATTATCAGGCTCCCGCGTTATTATAAGCTCGTCCTCGAAGAAAAATTCAGGCAAACGTAGGTCGGTTCCAGATGTATCTGTGACAGTGCAGAGGTCATCAGGCGTGGAGTCCCAGTGGACTTACTGCAGCTCCGGAGCTCGTCTCCCTTCACCTTTGATAAATGGGAGTGAATCGGAGGAGTCTGACTGCTCCAGCCCCAGTCCAATCATCTTCCTGGATGAGGTGGGCTACCAGAAGAGCCTGCTGGCCAAGCTGGATATCCCCCAGGTGCCAGGGGGGCCCATAGAGCGAGTTGAAGACTCAGACTCTGAAGTCAGTGAATTCTTTGACAGCTTTGACCAGTTTGATGACCTGGAGGAGCTGAGCTCAGAGAGCGGCACTCTTGCGTTGCCCCTGGATGCTACGAGTGCCCCAAGCGCACAGAAATCTAGCACCAGTGTGTCAGCATCCAAATATGTCTCTAGGGGCTGCTCTACTAAGGGTATGAATCCTCATCGCTTTGACCATCCCACTCTTCCAGCCAATGTGAAAAAACCCACTCCTCTGAAACCAGGCTCTCCCTACTCACTTCACTCTGAGGTGCCTGACTCCCCTCGACCAGTGCAGACACCCTCGGAGGAGAACGGTGGCCCACTCTTCAGTCCTGTTAGCTCCTCAGCCTTCAGCCCCCTAGTGGACTCTAGTGGACCACTGGAATACTTCTGGAAGACAGATGAGGATGAGCGGGACAGCTCAGAGCTACGTAAGCCCCAGGATCTCTGTTCTCTCTATAAGACTTACTCAGACTTTGCCAGCAGTCTGTCTAAAGAAATTCTGGGATCTGTTTGTGGCTACCAGTTTGCTGTTGACATCAGCGACAACAAGAATCTCAGCTGCGTCTGCCACAAAGAATTCAAGAACCCTTCAGGCTACCTGATGAAGCTCTCAGAAATACAAGAGACCGTAACGGTGGCCAAGCTGCAAAAAAAGTCCCAGTCCCTGAAGGATGGCATTCAGAGGTTTGCCACAGACCTGGTGGAGATGAGCTTGGGCAGCGCCTTGCGGGACCTCCAAAAAGGTGTATCATCCTGTACCACCACCTTGTGTCACCTAGCTGCCAGACTCACCTCCTCGGTGTTTCAGATGGCCTTCCATGAGATTGGCATGCGCCACGCTTATGTATTGAAGGAACGAGCCATCAATGGATTAGCTGGCTTCCTAGTTGGGGAGGCTGTGTCTGCGGCCCTGAAGGAGTTCCTGACAGtgaaaaagcagatttttcaCAGCACAGTGACACGTTTCGCTGCTGATCTGGCTGAAGAGCTGGTGTTTGAAGGCATCATGGAAGTGTGTCAATTCTCCCACCCctcaacccctctcaccccaAGTGATTGGACCTTTGACAACGGAcaagtggaagaggaagaggaggtggtggtttCCTCCTATGCTTCAGACTTGTCTGAGTCTGTTATTCAGGAGGCCTTCATAGAGCTCTCTCAGGCTGATGTTGCCTTCACTAGCCAAGCGGCTATTAGTGTGTCTCTGGACAACATCTGTTACGTCAGTGCAGAGAACACTAGCACTCACACCTGCAGTACCTTTGCTAACCAGCAGGTTTTAAGTGCCAGCTCAGCTGCAGCGGTCCCAGGGCCCTCAGGAGAGGATTCTACCTGCACGGTAAAGAAAGCCCTGTTCACTGTGTCGGGCATGGCCAGCTGTATTCCTGTGCCCAAAGCAGGCCAAGCCCTCTCCCACCTCCAGGATTCTGAGGAGACCTGTCAGTATACGTCTAGATCATCAGATCATCAGACACCACAGGCCAGCCCCAAAACAGTAAGTGCATCTTCGTCTGACACCACCACATCTATACAGACTCACGTTTACAGTCATGGAACTCAGACCCCCATACCTGGAGGAGACCCCTCCCAAGGAAAGTCCCCATTCCAAAACTTCTCTGGCAACATGGTGGATATGATAGTGACTGAGGCTTGTGAGCTAATAACTGCTTCTAAGATGAAAAAGAGTTTTGGTGACTGTGCTGATTTCTTTACAAAGACAATCGGAAGGAGAGACTCCAAGGACACGGATAATCATGAGGCTCCAGATTCTCCTTCAAAGCAGGGAGCTGATGGGGAGAGTTTCAGGTATGACTGTAGAAATTCTGGGTATGTTCAGAAGGGCGGCCGTGTGGAGCAAGCAACAGACCTTAGCATTCCTCACATTTCCTTTCAGACAGGCTCTCAAAGCCAGAGGAGAGCCAGTTGTGAGTTAGACCACAGGACCGGAGGTGTGGCTGAAACACATCCTGTGATGATGGATACCCTTGATGTGCCGGGCGGGGGGGGACAAAGGAGGATATCTGTTCCTGGTGATGACTCGGCTCCGAGCTCCGGCCAAAAATCTGGTGGGACTCCTGGCACTCCTCCTTCTACCCCTCAGCAGCCCAGTGAGGTGTCCAAagagaaacagataaaacagtTCTCTAAGAAGCTGAAAAGCAAGTTGGCAAAGGAATTTTCCCctgccacccccccacccaccccttACTATCAGCCTGAGCCTGGCCCAGGGCCAAAAGACATCACCCCTGAGGCAGACAAGGCCGAGTTTATGCTCAAACTGATGAGGTCTCTCTCTGAGGAGGCGGATGGCaacgaggaagaagaggaggaagaagtggcAGATGAAGGTGGTGTTGGTGGCCCTAACAGGTGTTTGGAGGCAGGAGGTGTCCGGCACGAGCTGAACCAGATGTTAACCCGCAGAATGTCCAACAAGGATGCACTTCACTACGCCGAACGGTTGGCTTGTCACatcgtctccatggcaacagagatGGACACCCTGGGAGtggcggaggaggagggagagttgAGCAAGGAcggtgagaggaggagagacagcgTGGCTCAGTTCTCAGAGCAGACCCTGAACACCTTGTGGGTGTATGCTGGGGAGGTGGCAGGAGAGGTCATCAATGATGTGAAGAGGATGGTGAGCTCTGCACAGCAGTGTCCATATCACAAAGCTCTCAGAAGAAGAAGTTTTGACAGATCTAGCTCTGAATGTTTTAATCACCACCACCATTCTCAGCCCAGTCTGGACCAGAACAGAGACTGGAGGGTAGGGAGGCTGGCTGAGCAATGGTCCAATGATCTTATAGCCTCTGTATTCCAGTCGCCCACCTCCACTTCAAGCACcgtctccagctccagctctggcCTGTCCTCCGAGTATCCCAGCTGTGAGAGTGTGACAGATGAATATGCTGGCTACCTCATTAGGGTGTTGAAAAAGGAGGGAGGCAGTAGGGAGTTGGTCCTTGACCAGTATGCGAGCCGTTTGGCCTACCGCTCCATAAAACTTGGCTTGGCTCATGCCAGTCGCAAGATCAAGCAGAGATCCTCTAGCACCCGCCTTCACTCCTCCAAGTCGCTGCCAGATGAATGGAGAATGTCTGGTAGTGAGGCCTTATCACCCAAGGACAGAGTAGAGTCAGTGGTAAGTCCCTCAGGCGAGGACGCTCAGTGTAGTTGTAGGGATTCTGAAGAGCAGAGTCAGAGGGAGTACATGGATCTGGTCAATTTTGCAGAGTCTTTAGCTTTCAACATCACCTGTGATGTCACACGCAAGCTGCATCTTTCCTCTGTTCGTCTGCCTAAGTCTCTCACTGACTCCTGTCTTTATAAGAAATCCAAACTCGAAGACATGGCAGAAAATCTCATCAGGAATTCCTTTTCCTGCCCCTTGTTGTCCAAGGAGGGTAAGAGCAGACATTACCACAGTACAGGAAGCTTGTATGACGGAGGCTACAGGAGCAGAGTGATGCAGGTCATTGAGCATTATGCTAGGAAGATAGTCGATGACACTCTGAGGATGAGCATGGCTTCAGTTGGACATTCATCCCGGGATCACCAGAGGACCCAAGGCCAcgacagacacactcacacccagagGTTGTCTGAGGGGCTGCCAGTGGGCCAAGCCCTAGGGGAGAGGACGTGCCGTTATTGTCAGGTGCAGGAGTGTCCGTACTGCACCAAGCTCAGCAGACACCAGCACCAGCCTGTattacagaggaggaaaagggggcCAGAATGTCACACAAGGCCCGAGCGGCTCTCTAGCCTGGAAATTCCCAAGATCCACATCGACCTCGACCGCAGGGCAGTGTTTGCAGAGGAGATGGTGTCCACGGCTATGGAGACAGCTAAACGTGAGCTGAGCAACACTAGCCTTAATGCTGACAGCGGCATCGGCCATGACGGCACCAGCTATGCCGAGAGCCTGACTGCTGAGATCATGACGTCAGCCCTGTCCAACATCTGCCAGGCAGCCAACGTCAG CTTCCCAGGTAGGGAAGCCACAGAGTCCTCTGTGTCCCAGCAGCTGAGTGTCGGAGACGACAGTCTGGGCAGCTGGTCCAATCTGAGCTTTGAGGACGAGCACCCAGACGACAACAGCAGCTTCCTCCATCTCAGTGACAG TGACAACACCGAGGACAAGGAGACTGAGGTCAAAGAGGAATCCAGTG
- the akap11 gene encoding A-kinase anchor protein 11 isoform X2, whose translation MDACARIRGVPIRSRASVRKETVRDSGPQCVKSLFRNKKELCSVCQELPPRDATRLTEVHFVCLPAHCDGEDVTQQALSSLPGGLFELLRSLHIHSLKNDEVLLLRDSRRLAEHKDAGPPCWLKVVCVLRHNPSSSVHPQAIVASLVGLLGCYMAGVRYALDLQALQRGTAEPSQPEEDDTNQSVSSIEDDFVTALEHLEEDDTGDNPSAVSYHHFKKRDVASQTVPAHRRRQELSGSRVIISSSSKKNSGKRRSVPDVSVTVQRSSGVESQWTYCSSGARLPSPLINGSESEESDCSSPSPIIFLDEVGYQKSLLAKLDIPQVPGGPIERVEDSDSEVSEFFDSFDQFDDLEELSSESGTLALPLDATSAPSAQKSSTSVSASKYVSRGCSTKGMNPHRFDHPTLPANVKKPTPLKPGSPYSLHSEVPDSPRPVQTPSEENGGPLFSPVSSSAFSPLVDSSGPLEYFWKTDEDERDSSELRKPQDLCSLYKTYSDFASSLSKEILGSVCGYQFAVDISDNKNLSCVCHKEFKNPSGYLMKLSEIQETVTVAKLQKKSQSLKDGIQRFATDLVEMSLGSALRDLQKGVSSCTTTLCHLAARLTSSVFQMAFHEIGMRHAYVLKERAINGLAGFLVGEAVSAALKEFLTVKKQIFHSTVTRFAADLAEELVFEGIMEVCQFSHPSTPLTPSDWTFDNGQVEEEEEVVVSSYASDLSESVIQEAFIELSQADVAFTSQAAISVSLDNICYVSAENTSTHTCSTFANQQVLSASSAAAVPGPSGEDSTCTVKKALFTVSGMASCIPVPKAGQALSHLQDSEETCQYTSRSSDHQTPQASPKTVSASSSDTTTSIQTHVYSHGTQTPIPGGDPSQGKSPFQNFSGNMVDMIVTEACELITASKMKKSFGDCADFFTKTIGRRDSKDTDNHEAPDSPSKQGADGESFRYDCRNSGYVQKGGRVEQATDLSIPHISFQTGSQSQRRASCELDHRTGGVAETHPVMMDTLDVPGGGGQRRISVPGDDSAPSSGQKSGGTPGTPPSTPQQPSEVSKEKQIKQFSKKLKSKLAKEFSPATPPPTPYYQPEPGPGPKDITPEADKAEFMLKLMRSLSEEADGNEEEEEEEVADEGGVGGPNRCLEAGGVRHELNQMLTRRMSNKDALHYAERLACHIVSMATEMDTLGVAEEEGELSKDGERRRDSVAQFSEQTLNTLWVYAGEVAGEVINDVKRMVSSAQQCPYHKALRRRSFDRSSSECFNHHHHSQPSLDQNRDWRVGRLAEQWSNDLIASVFQSPTSTSSTVSSSSSGLSSEYPSCESVTDEYAGYLIRVLKKEGGSRELVLDQYASRLAYRSIKLGLAHASRKIKQRSSSTRLHSSKSLPDEWRMSGSEALSPKDRVESVVSPSGEDAQCSCRDSEEQSQREYMDLVNFAESLAFNITCDVTRKLHLSSVRLPKSLTDSCLYKKSKLEDMAENLIRNSFSCPLLSKEGKSRHYHSTGSLYDGGYRSRVMQVIEHYARKIVDDTLRMSMASVGHSSRDHQRTQGHDRHTHTQRLSEGLPVGQALGERTCRYCQVQECPYCTKLSRHQHQPVLQRRKRGPECHTRPERLSSLEIPKIHIDLDRRAVFAEEMVSTAMETAKRELSNTSLNADSGIGHDGTSYAESLTAEIMTSALSNICQAANVSFPGREATESSVSQQLSVGDDSLGSWSNLSFEDEHPDDNSSFLHLSDSNGNSSSWSSLGLEGEACEERMSFSPSDSDNTEDKETEVKEESSGTLCVDRTQVQVPRAALVIVNSDVRELGRGPQHVTLDPQLRSMLQWVAASMADIPQIQLSPDRELQQLPAVVQRLRDRKWRVGELLHTLLRYCEDSQTLSQSQAREEALQAGREPHCVPLFQWLLEHT comes from the exons ATGGATGCCTGTGCCCGTATTAGAGGAGTCCCCATAAGGTCAAGGGCCTCAGTACGGAAAGAG ACTGTGCGTGACAGTGGGCCGCAGTGCGTGAAGAGCCTCTTCAGGAACAAGAAGGAGCTATGCAGTGTTTGCCAAGAGCTGCCACCCAGAGACGCCACAAGACTGACAGAG gttcattttgtgtgtttgcctgctcATTGTGACGGGGAGGATGTCACCCAACAG GCTCTGTCATCTCTGCCAGGAGGGCTGTTTGAGCTTCTCAGGTCGCTCCACATTCACAGCCTGAAAAATGACGAGGTTCTGCTGCTCAGAGACTCTCGCAGGCTGGCAGAGCACAAGGACGCTGGGCCTCCG TGTTGGTtgaaggttgtgtgtgtgctgaggcaTAATCCCAGCAGTAGCGTCCATCCTCAGGCCATTGTAGCATCTTTGGTGGGCTTACTCGGGTGCTACATGGCAGGTGTCCGCTATGCTTTGGACCTCCAGGCTCTTCAAAGGGGCACAGCTGAGCCCAGCCAGCCAGAGGAAGATGACACCAACCAGTCGGTCTCATCAATTGAAGATGACTTTGTCACCGCCCTGGAGCATCTGGAGGAGGATGACACAGGAGACAATCCCT CTGCAGTCTCCTATCACCATTTTAAAAAGCGTGATGTGGCATCACAGACGGTCCCAGCCCACAGAAGAAGACAAGAATTATCAGGCTCCCGCGTTATTATAAGCTCGTCCTCGAAGAAAAATTCAGGCAAACGTAGGTCGGTTCCAGATGTATCTGTGACAGTGCAGAGGTCATCAGGCGTGGAGTCCCAGTGGACTTACTGCAGCTCCGGAGCTCGTCTCCCTTCACCTTTGATAAATGGGAGTGAATCGGAGGAGTCTGACTGCTCCAGCCCCAGTCCAATCATCTTCCTGGATGAGGTGGGCTACCAGAAGAGCCTGCTGGCCAAGCTGGATATCCCCCAGGTGCCAGGGGGGCCCATAGAGCGAGTTGAAGACTCAGACTCTGAAGTCAGTGAATTCTTTGACAGCTTTGACCAGTTTGATGACCTGGAGGAGCTGAGCTCAGAGAGCGGCACTCTTGCGTTGCCCCTGGATGCTACGAGTGCCCCAAGCGCACAGAAATCTAGCACCAGTGTGTCAGCATCCAAATATGTCTCTAGGGGCTGCTCTACTAAGGGTATGAATCCTCATCGCTTTGACCATCCCACTCTTCCAGCCAATGTGAAAAAACCCACTCCTCTGAAACCAGGCTCTCCCTACTCACTTCACTCTGAGGTGCCTGACTCCCCTCGACCAGTGCAGACACCCTCGGAGGAGAACGGTGGCCCACTCTTCAGTCCTGTTAGCTCCTCAGCCTTCAGCCCCCTAGTGGACTCTAGTGGACCACTGGAATACTTCTGGAAGACAGATGAGGATGAGCGGGACAGCTCAGAGCTACGTAAGCCCCAGGATCTCTGTTCTCTCTATAAGACTTACTCAGACTTTGCCAGCAGTCTGTCTAAAGAAATTCTGGGATCTGTTTGTGGCTACCAGTTTGCTGTTGACATCAGCGACAACAAGAATCTCAGCTGCGTCTGCCACAAAGAATTCAAGAACCCTTCAGGCTACCTGATGAAGCTCTCAGAAATACAAGAGACCGTAACGGTGGCCAAGCTGCAAAAAAAGTCCCAGTCCCTGAAGGATGGCATTCAGAGGTTTGCCACAGACCTGGTGGAGATGAGCTTGGGCAGCGCCTTGCGGGACCTCCAAAAAGGTGTATCATCCTGTACCACCACCTTGTGTCACCTAGCTGCCAGACTCACCTCCTCGGTGTTTCAGATGGCCTTCCATGAGATTGGCATGCGCCACGCTTATGTATTGAAGGAACGAGCCATCAATGGATTAGCTGGCTTCCTAGTTGGGGAGGCTGTGTCTGCGGCCCTGAAGGAGTTCCTGACAGtgaaaaagcagatttttcaCAGCACAGTGACACGTTTCGCTGCTGATCTGGCTGAAGAGCTGGTGTTTGAAGGCATCATGGAAGTGTGTCAATTCTCCCACCCctcaacccctctcaccccaAGTGATTGGACCTTTGACAACGGAcaagtggaagaggaagaggaggtggtggtttCCTCCTATGCTTCAGACTTGTCTGAGTCTGTTATTCAGGAGGCCTTCATAGAGCTCTCTCAGGCTGATGTTGCCTTCACTAGCCAAGCGGCTATTAGTGTGTCTCTGGACAACATCTGTTACGTCAGTGCAGAGAACACTAGCACTCACACCTGCAGTACCTTTGCTAACCAGCAGGTTTTAAGTGCCAGCTCAGCTGCAGCGGTCCCAGGGCCCTCAGGAGAGGATTCTACCTGCACGGTAAAGAAAGCCCTGTTCACTGTGTCGGGCATGGCCAGCTGTATTCCTGTGCCCAAAGCAGGCCAAGCCCTCTCCCACCTCCAGGATTCTGAGGAGACCTGTCAGTATACGTCTAGATCATCAGATCATCAGACACCACAGGCCAGCCCCAAAACAGTAAGTGCATCTTCGTCTGACACCACCACATCTATACAGACTCACGTTTACAGTCATGGAACTCAGACCCCCATACCTGGAGGAGACCCCTCCCAAGGAAAGTCCCCATTCCAAAACTTCTCTGGCAACATGGTGGATATGATAGTGACTGAGGCTTGTGAGCTAATAACTGCTTCTAAGATGAAAAAGAGTTTTGGTGACTGTGCTGATTTCTTTACAAAGACAATCGGAAGGAGAGACTCCAAGGACACGGATAATCATGAGGCTCCAGATTCTCCTTCAAAGCAGGGAGCTGATGGGGAGAGTTTCAGGTATGACTGTAGAAATTCTGGGTATGTTCAGAAGGGCGGCCGTGTGGAGCAAGCAACAGACCTTAGCATTCCTCACATTTCCTTTCAGACAGGCTCTCAAAGCCAGAGGAGAGCCAGTTGTGAGTTAGACCACAGGACCGGAGGTGTGGCTGAAACACATCCTGTGATGATGGATACCCTTGATGTGCCGGGCGGGGGGGGACAAAGGAGGATATCTGTTCCTGGTGATGACTCGGCTCCGAGCTCCGGCCAAAAATCTGGTGGGACTCCTGGCACTCCTCCTTCTACCCCTCAGCAGCCCAGTGAGGTGTCCAAagagaaacagataaaacagtTCTCTAAGAAGCTGAAAAGCAAGTTGGCAAAGGAATTTTCCCctgccacccccccacccaccccttACTATCAGCCTGAGCCTGGCCCAGGGCCAAAAGACATCACCCCTGAGGCAGACAAGGCCGAGTTTATGCTCAAACTGATGAGGTCTCTCTCTGAGGAGGCGGATGGCaacgaggaagaagaggaggaagaagtggcAGATGAAGGTGGTGTTGGTGGCCCTAACAGGTGTTTGGAGGCAGGAGGTGTCCGGCACGAGCTGAACCAGATGTTAACCCGCAGAATGTCCAACAAGGATGCACTTCACTACGCCGAACGGTTGGCTTGTCACatcgtctccatggcaacagagatGGACACCCTGGGAGtggcggaggaggagggagagttgAGCAAGGAcggtgagaggaggagagacagcgTGGCTCAGTTCTCAGAGCAGACCCTGAACACCTTGTGGGTGTATGCTGGGGAGGTGGCAGGAGAGGTCATCAATGATGTGAAGAGGATGGTGAGCTCTGCACAGCAGTGTCCATATCACAAAGCTCTCAGAAGAAGAAGTTTTGACAGATCTAGCTCTGAATGTTTTAATCACCACCACCATTCTCAGCCCAGTCTGGACCAGAACAGAGACTGGAGGGTAGGGAGGCTGGCTGAGCAATGGTCCAATGATCTTATAGCCTCTGTATTCCAGTCGCCCACCTCCACTTCAAGCACcgtctccagctccagctctggcCTGTCCTCCGAGTATCCCAGCTGTGAGAGTGTGACAGATGAATATGCTGGCTACCTCATTAGGGTGTTGAAAAAGGAGGGAGGCAGTAGGGAGTTGGTCCTTGACCAGTATGCGAGCCGTTTGGCCTACCGCTCCATAAAACTTGGCTTGGCTCATGCCAGTCGCAAGATCAAGCAGAGATCCTCTAGCACCCGCCTTCACTCCTCCAAGTCGCTGCCAGATGAATGGAGAATGTCTGGTAGTGAGGCCTTATCACCCAAGGACAGAGTAGAGTCAGTGGTAAGTCCCTCAGGCGAGGACGCTCAGTGTAGTTGTAGGGATTCTGAAGAGCAGAGTCAGAGGGAGTACATGGATCTGGTCAATTTTGCAGAGTCTTTAGCTTTCAACATCACCTGTGATGTCACACGCAAGCTGCATCTTTCCTCTGTTCGTCTGCCTAAGTCTCTCACTGACTCCTGTCTTTATAAGAAATCCAAACTCGAAGACATGGCAGAAAATCTCATCAGGAATTCCTTTTCCTGCCCCTTGTTGTCCAAGGAGGGTAAGAGCAGACATTACCACAGTACAGGAAGCTTGTATGACGGAGGCTACAGGAGCAGAGTGATGCAGGTCATTGAGCATTATGCTAGGAAGATAGTCGATGACACTCTGAGGATGAGCATGGCTTCAGTTGGACATTCATCCCGGGATCACCAGAGGACCCAAGGCCAcgacagacacactcacacccagagGTTGTCTGAGGGGCTGCCAGTGGGCCAAGCCCTAGGGGAGAGGACGTGCCGTTATTGTCAGGTGCAGGAGTGTCCGTACTGCACCAAGCTCAGCAGACACCAGCACCAGCCTGTattacagaggaggaaaagggggcCAGAATGTCACACAAGGCCCGAGCGGCTCTCTAGCCTGGAAATTCCCAAGATCCACATCGACCTCGACCGCAGGGCAGTGTTTGCAGAGGAGATGGTGTCCACGGCTATGGAGACAGCTAAACGTGAGCTGAGCAACACTAGCCTTAATGCTGACAGCGGCATCGGCCATGACGGCACCAGCTATGCCGAGAGCCTGACTGCTGAGATCATGACGTCAGCCCTGTCCAACATCTGCCAGGCAGCCAACGTCAG CTTCCCAGGTAGGGAAGCCACAGAGTCCTCTGTGTCCCAGCAGCTGAGTGTCGGAGACGACAGTCTGGGCAGCTGGTCCAATCTGAGCTTTGAGGACGAGCACCCAGACGACAACAGCAGCTTCCTCCATCTCAGTGACAG CAATGGAAACAGCAGTAGCTGGAGCAGTCTGGGCCTGGAGGGGGAGGCGTGTGAGGAGCGCATgtcattctctccctctgacaG TGACAACACCGAGGACAAGGAGACTGAGGTCAAAGAGGAATCCAGTG